The following are encoded together in the Phaseolus vulgaris cultivar G19833 chromosome 9, P. vulgaris v2.0, whole genome shotgun sequence genome:
- the LOC137822673 gene encoding probable WRKY transcription factor 13 has product MMSTTSQTSLNHSLFEEQDQIPTQMGFNIPFPSNQAFPPLGCHQSLKSISAVVPSLSSEPASSAPNFAETLFSTAVQRPREDLTSSLVGGGGQLLSLNRSRVNPWAWEEVSDCLMSKRMGDDNRHLGVSAMKMKKMKGRRKVREPRFCFKTMSEVDVLDDGYKWRKYGQKVVKNTQHPRSYYRCTQDNCRVKKRVERLAEDPRMVITTYEGRHVHSPSNELEDSHSPSELSSFFW; this is encoded by the exons ATGATGTCAACAACGTCTCAAACCAGTCTTAACCATAGCTTGTTTGAAGAGCAAGATCAGATCCCTACGCAGATGGGGTTCAATATTCCTTTCCCATCAAACCAGGCCTTCCCTCCTTTGGGTTGCCATCAATCTTTGAAATCCATCAGTGCAGTAGTTCCTTCACTTTCATCTGAACCTGCTTCTTCTGCACCCAATTTTGCTGAAACCCTATTTTCAACCGCTGTTCAGAGACCACGAGAAGATCTCACTTCAAGTTTGGTAGGAGGAGGAGGACAACTCCTTTCCTTGAACAGATCGAGAGTGAATCCATG GGCATGGGAAGAAGTGAGCGATTGCTTGATGAGCAAAAGAATGGGAGATGATAATCGTCATCTAGGGGTTTCCGCcatgaagatgaagaaaatgaagGGAAGAAGAAAGGTGCGGGAGCCAAGGTTTTGCTTCAAGACTATGAGCGAAGTGGATGTGTTGGATGATGGCTACAAGTGGAGAAAGTACGGACAGAAAGTGGTAAAGAATACTCAGCACCCAAG AAGCTACTACCGTTGCACCCAAGATAACTGTCGAGTGAAGAAACGCGTGGAGCGGTTGGCGGAGGATCCAAGGATGGTGATAACCACATATGAAGGGAGACATGTGCACTCGCCATCAAATGAACTTGAAGACTCACATTCTCCTTCTGAACTTAGTAGCTTCTTCTGGTAG